ttcccaggcctgcttatatggctcaggcctcttcccacgcttcttctcgtgtttctccagccttccttcctccggggctttctcttttcctgccacccctttggcaaatctactcgttactaaggcgtcatcctgccttatgtacttttccgccctcttcatcaactcggccagtgaggtcggaggtttcctgctcaaagaaccaaagaactcggcataggttgttcccttttgcatggcctctaccgcccttccttcgtcgagctcgggaatctgcagggcctccgtattgaaacgggcgacatactctctgagagattcaccagctttttgcctaactgtttccagatagcttgtcttcctatctgctggcaccccggctacgaaccggctacgaaccggctaatgaagcggagggcaaggtctccaaaacttttaatgcttccggcctccaggctgttgaaccatgccctcgctggtcccgagagcgttgttgggaacaccttgcacatcagagcatctgacagagtttgcaactccatgaaggtcttatagttcatgacatgttctctcgggtttccagccccattataggccgccatcggcggcatcataaactttttgggaacggtctcctgctgcattacctttgagaagggagaagaagtaggcaaggaggtttgactctgatctttcttacctagctcggctaggagctgctccttcaaccttttcagtttttggttcattttctcgtcttctgggttggatcttttgcccaaactacattcttcctcctctgtttcagttcccgtttccctggttgtttcagcagaatagtcgtccacctcttcattttctatcatctctcttgcccttctcccatggattcgggcctccggttcttcctcttctccggcatcgtggttgttagtttggaggcggatAGAGGTGGGtcggggttcatcggttctgggttcctccactactgggagtgcgtttactggggtgctaagtcccctttgttgcattatctgccccaaccagtgagcagtggtttgtagctggagagccatggtttgaatgtcttggttagacagggtcatggtgggagtattccctgccaagcctggcgagggattaagagagatgggtgtttggttatttaacgtcgtagggctagaaaaagagaactgctgcccctcttgggcggaGCTTaagtcatttggaatattaaggttactttcttggtggtttgccattgtggatctcagtggggtttgaaagtgaaaactccggtgatgaaaagatctccttcgtttcccacagacggcgccaattgatgatctgagatccaatagaatagggtttttcaagggttttgtgttacagaataaggcttaaaactttctgaggaggggactcctcttttatacattgtcttgcttgctggtgacgtgtaaaggtctctccaggattgggccacgcgtctctgccatacagattcgggtgtactagggtatcagctgcctgttacatgcgtaacggtctctgattctcctcatgcgtacgttcgagcggatctgccaggctgtctggtgagtactgttctggaccccgggctgggccgagagttgggctggacgctgggcctgagaggggtctgctggtcagggatcaggctggactgagtgaggaagcttggtcgagcccggcccggaagctggaatgagccaggcttgttggggggtatcaagtacgtgggcctctgtgtcatgggcctttggctgtggtcaagcccctgttctggggtgaagaaatccagcggtcatcactttaagtataaaattttaaattaagaatacCTACATATAATATTTGCTAAATTTTAGAAGACATTTTATAAGAGTTCTTGAAATCAAAATTTCCCAATTTTATATGGCATTTAATTAACTACCACAAAATTAAATTCCTCCAAactcttcttttccttttctcctAACATTTTAATTTGCAAAgcacagaagaagaagaaaaaaaaaacagaaagaaagaaataaagagaaaagaaggaaggaagaagcacgtcaaaatttaaaaagaaattaataaattaaatgccTAACACAAAAGTAAGCTAAATTTTCTGTATTTTTATAATCTagtctaaatatttaaataagcagctacattttgtaaaaattattttcaaacttTTTGAAAGTGtgaaatattattgtaaatttgtccaattattttattttttaattggtttaacaatatcaatatttttttaaatgagattaaaaaatataatttaagacATCTGAAATTTATTTCGATATACTTAATATCGTGCAACAATATCAATATCTTTAtcatcaattatttttaaattttattttgatattcataatttattaaaatttttaaccatGGTTTTACTCGCATCATCTATCCTTATTAACACTAAATCTCATCACTATTTAATAgtcatttattattaaaacaaaattatGGATAAATTGATTCTCAATTTGGATGTAAAAAAGTTAAGaaaggaaattaaaattttgattctttttaataaaattttaaaaatgtaaactTTTGGATTATAACATCATAACATGAAAGGGTTGGACATATTTTTGTAATTTGacctaaattaaatataatacctACTTTTACCtaaatcaaatttatatttagtAGACACTTGTGTATTGTGtggattttaattatataattattaattttattaataaaattaaaaaatagttttttatgATTAGGAGGGTATACTTTTAAATTTGTTTACAGTGATCGAAgttataacaataaaaaaattttttaatttttcttataaaattcaaaattaaaattatcaataaaaataccTCCCACaaagttattaaatttttttacatatcCTTTATATCGAAgttataataaaaacattaaaaaaaaaaaacttaaatttctcttataaaatttgaaattaaaatttttagtcaAAATACCCtgcaaattattaaattttttaacatatcCTCTATATTTATTTCGAATAatactataaataaattttattattaattaaatcaccATGAtccatattatatttttaatttctaatattgtgctaatctataaaatatttttaatttttaatattgtgCTAATCTATAAAAGTCaggtttatttataaaaatatatatataatataattattttcatgaCTATAAAGAGTATTAAAGGATCAAATCTGGCCGGTATGAAATCATCTAATGGTTTATTTTCTATGCTTTATCATGGAGTCCAAACAGCATCATTTTACTAttaatactataaaaattaaatagaaattatttttttattataatatcatatatttttataaaaataatttattattcatttatatttatttattattcttacttcattattaaatatcatatttcaaaaaaatatgttGTTACttgtttttatataaaaatttataaacttatttttatataaatagttttagaaaaataattttaaaaattaagtaacaaaaattaaaaaaactatttttaattttagatgaaATAATTTCCCACATAACGGATTTTTCTTTTAGATATCTTCAAGgtataatgaaatttatttattaaatatatagatctcatttatttatattttgataatattaccTAAAGTCTTAAGCCATTGAATGTCTAAGATTAAATCATAACTTTCTAAGGGCAAAAGCTACATGTCTGCTTGAAATGATTGCCTTTGCATCTGCCATTTGAAATTTCTATGCACATGCTTACACTTCAAGTCTTGACCATTAACGACCTCAACCCACAACCCATTAATTTCCTACACTTCCCCATTAGCTGCTTCACAGTACCTTCATTAATGAAATTATGAGTGCTGCTCGTATCTATAAGGATGTACAGTCTCATCTTCCTATAACTACCTAGTTTGGTTACTCCTAGAAGGGGTGGAGGGAGGAGCTTCCCTTTGGCAGGGCACCGACGCACTGCTGCGGCACCAtcggctgcgccgctgcggcaccttcatcctCCTTTAAAGCATTTTCCAGTCaccggtacggcacgtgcccccTTGCCGTACCCTCCTCCGCCCCTGCCTAGAACCCCACATTGCATTCAAAGAAAGTTGTCCTTCTTGCATAGCATCATCACTTTCTTCTATCTCTTTAACCATTGCCtctaattcttcttcttcttcaataaTCTCCTCCACTTGCAAGATGTATAACTACCTTTTCTTATATTTGTGGTCAGGTACATACCTTTCATCACACcaaaaatactaatttttttgCTCTTTTTTTCGTCCATCTCTTTACTAGTAAGGAAAGATTTGGTGGTTTTAGCAGTGTTGATTGGGCTGGATTTAGTACAAGTGCTTTGGTTTGGTGTTTGGTTTTTTATAATGGAGTTTTGCCTGGGTAACGTGGTAGATGTGGTTATGGTAAGTAGTCTTTGGTAGCTATTTTGAGAGTTGGGACTGTATATTGTCCTTCACTAATACCTACTTTTAGATAGATCTCATAATAGACATTCAAATAATCTTGCAAAGAATCACTCTGCTTCAAATTTCTTAACTCAGCTAATGGGTCATCAAAGGCATGACTTCCAAATCAAGCTCCCAACTGTCTCACATAAGCATCCCAAATCTGTATAAACTGCAGTTCCATGTGTCCTAATATAGCCTTAGTGTCATCGTATTGCTCTACCCTCCAAATGCATAGCTGCCATTTTCACTCTGTTTTCAGGAGCAATCtttcctatttcaaaaaaatattcacTCCTCAACAACCAGCCTTCCAATCCTTCTCCATTAAACTTTGGAAATTCTAACTTTGTGCTACTGCCCCAATGGTTTTTCCCATCTTTGTTACTTTCAACTTGAATCTGCTCTCCATCATATTATTATTCAGCAGTATGAGACCCTCCTCCTTAATGCTCTACTCTAGGATTGCTAATGATGAACTCTTTCAATGGTTAACTATCTCTTGCAACCTTGATTCCATCCTTgcctcccatctcttcttagaTTCTAAAATTAAGTACCATTTCTTTCCTCCATTTATGCGACCTGGTTCCTTCAGCCATTTTCGAGCATTGTTAGCTCTGGTACCACACGAATAAATCACAAAAAATTTTAGGAGGTGATGACCGGTTTCTTCACCCCGATCTAAGGTCAGGCCCATTAGAGCAGCTTATAATCTGAAGGCTTCTAAGCCCCTCAAGAATCAGGCCCAGGCCCAGTCCATTCAGTTCAAAGACCGGGCTCCAGTCCGTTTCTTCAAACAGGCCGGCTTAGCTTTTCCGGCCTGATGGACAGATCCCCTCCGGGCCTAATTTTAACCTCATCCTCCGGCCCAGCTCAGAACCCGAAAGAGTTCAACCCTTTTgccttgtgggaccatccgcatgcgcgtctggagagaatcaggggccgttatgcatgggacagagatctgattccctcgtacgtccatatcaacgtaGCAGGAACAGATGGTCCAATGATACATGTTCAGTTAATatgtcactagcagacaaaatgaaacatataaaaggagaaatatcctTCCTAGATCTaagtttttccagttttacaaaactcattgcaaaatcctattttctggatctagATCATCAAGAAGCACAGAGCAAGAAAATGAAGCTCTCTTGTGCAGATTCTAGTTATAGTATTCTGAATAATTCCAAATTACAAAACCAGCTCCCTATAACGTCTCTCCCAGAATCAAAACAGAATCACTCATTCTTAGGTAACAGTTATACCAGAGGCTAGTACATATGCCAATGTGAAATTTGTGCATTAATTATAGTATATATATTGAATACACAAATTTAGAAGCAAAGTTTAATCTAATAATTATTAAGTTAATTATAATATCAACACAAGCACCTCATATCTTTCCCCTCATAATTTTACGGTTGATTtgtaattattgttatttttgtgGTGCTCCATTACTTGGAAAGGAATTTGATATTGGGGAAAAAGAGCTCATAATAACACATGCACATCTTAATCTTTTAAGACAAGCAACAAAAGACTTGACCAAATACCCTAAATTTTCTTACAAGCATAATAATtgcatggaaaaaaaaaatagacaatAGAGGATGAACTAACTAGGAAACCATCATAACCTTACTACAAAACCAAATATTCCATAATCCTTTAATTTCAACTCTCTCtccttttcatgatttttaacaAACCAACCAACCAACATATGCTCTTGCTTCATCTCATTATTATTTCCTTTTGACAAAAAGTCTTCTCTTAAACAGTGGGGTTGCTCCTGAATGACCCAAGAGCCTTCACTGCACCAGCCCTCAAGATGAATTGGTGATAGAATGCTGCAATGGCTGCACCAATGAAGGGTCCAACCCAAAATATCCACTGCAagaaaaaaacaataataataatttaagaaGAAAATCAAGCACCCTTTTGCAAAAGTAATTAGGATAATTAATTCTTTCTAATGAAATATGGATCTGTATATGTGTACTGACTTGGTCATCCCAGGCCTTGTCCTGGTTGTAGATAACAGCAGCTCCTAGACTCCTGGCTGGATTGATGCCAGTGCCAGTGATTGGAATGGTGGCCAAGTGAACCATGAATACAGCAAATCCAATTGGAAGTGGAGCCAAAacctaattatatatttaagtaATTTGTCAATCACCAGTAGCAGCTTGAAATCGAATTAACTGATCATATCGAATCAGTTCACAAATTCAATTtggtttcaattcaattttcataaatatttaaattttaattttcaatttatttgagtatgtttaattttaaataaaatcttgAATGTTCACTCCTAAGCAAACATATAGGTTTATGATGGGGACTTCATTAGATAATTAGGAATCTTCTCTTGTACATACTACTATAGCTAGCACATCTAAATCAGAAGAGCTAAGAAAAAACAATGCATCTCCATTGCAAAAAGGCCAAAAACAGTAGAATTCACTTATTGAAAGAAAGAAACAAGACGAGAAAATGGCACTGAAAAACCTTTTTGCGGCAACCACAAGCGCCAAAGGACCCACACGCATGCTTATGTTCATGTTGTTTTCTTATCTgctttattattatcttttcaAGTGGGTTAGAAAATTTAACTGATACCcatctaataatttttataatatatcatcccaattacttttatttttcaattttttctcatttataaaattttttgtgATTGTTGTCCTACCTTTTTCCATTATTGAAACTAATGAATGATAAAGCTTAAATCTTCTATATCTTGAATTTACATTTTAAGCATATCATCTtctttgtaataatttttttttatttgaccgGATATTCAATTCTAtctattttagaatttataaaagactaatttatttaaatttatagtcgTTTCTTTCAATTATATCATTTTTAAAAGtcaaatttagattttattttaaaaggttCAACGAATTTTAAGAGTGTACGCTatccttatttttctttttacataaatttgaattttgattaaaattaatatgtataaGACTTTACTTTTCAGTTTTCAAATATACATTAATGGTTCCTACCCCCCTAACCCTAGAGTTCTAGTATCTTATATGAAGACTATTAGCATAATATTAACTTCTAAGCAATATTTGCAGTTACCTTGAGGCAAAGGCAAGAAATTAGGTTGTTATAACCATAAATTAAGTGGGGTCATATAGTAGAAGAATCAGTCATATTTTGCaaacaaaaattatattaaaagatttatagatttttaatattaattctaTCGGAATCTGTcaattaagaattaaataaatgtATTTCAAAATGCTAAAATGCTTTTTAATTGGGTTTCAAAATTATATGGatgaactaataaatttttaaaaaaatttagggaTCTAATGATAATTCTTTCAAAATTAGGTTATTcttgtaaataataaattttaatttttaacacaTTAAATATAGATGTATTACTAAGTTACTGaatacatttaaatttaaaaaaatatatataacttGTTCGGGTGAAAAATTGAAGAGgttattaattagtatttaatagtaaaaaaaaaaaggacaagGGAGTTAATGAGAGATGTTTTTGTACGTACAGGCACATGGGAGTCTCTGGCACTCCTCTTGGGATCTGTGGCAGAGAACACTGTGTACACTAAAACAAAGGTCCCGATAATCTCAGCACCTAATCCAACGCCTGTGCTGTACCCATCAGCTAAAGTGTTGGCCCCACCACCATACCTCTTATAGTGGGACCTTTGGAACGCCTTCACCAATCCCACACCCGATATGGCTCCTAAGCACTGGGCCACCATGTACATCACAGCCCGTACCAACGAGACCTTTCGGGCCAGGAATAACCCGAATGTCACTGCTGGGTTAATGTGCCCTCCTGTACAGATTAGAAAAGTACGTCAGCCTCTGCTAAAATGCGCtaacaaaagaagaaaaggtAAACTATCATTTGGTCCCTAGTTTTGCAACTATTTTGCTATAGTTACCAGAATATTAATGGatcaactaaataaattaatagacatgtatgtaataaaataagaaaataaattgtaaatgtTTACCATatctaaaaagtaaataattaatttattctaaaatattaatgaaaaataaattaaaaaaacttaatcatgaaaatttgaatactaaattaatttaatttttaaaatataaaaacatataaaaattcaaatcagccccttaattttttttgttatcaAAGTTCAAATAAACTTAATTTGATCTTTTTTTGTCAAACCTTAAACTTTatcaataaattcaaataagtcctgatataataaaatattatttttataattttatttactaagttaaaataaaaattaaaatataaaaaaaacacaaaacaaaTTAGTCctaatttatttgataatttttattaaacctTAAACTTTATCTGTAAGTTCAAATAAGTCttaatgtaataatttttttttttaattttaaagatgaaAAGTTATTCActatttttagttaaataaaaattaaaaatataaaagaacagaaaaaaaaatactgaattattttaatatttaaaataaaaaatattttatcattaaaaataatattttattattttaagacTTATTTGGACGTTTAAATTTTGAACTGTAATTAAAACTTAAGGGTTAATTTGGACTTTTATCCGGTAATAAACTTCCAACAAGACAAGCTAAGGCTGTGTCCCTGTCCTTTGGCTAATGAATATAATCTCATCAACTTTTCTTGAGAAAATCTTTAAAGGGAAAATGCTTTTTgttctttattttttccttttttcaagTTGAAAGGCAAATACTTTTGCTTATCTAGCTTAAGATAAACGGTTATAATATTCGTTAAAGATAGTGCAAAGTGAaccaaagaaaataatattctgTTTGTTTGTTTCCCAAGAAAATTTGATGAGATAACAAAAACTTCCAAGTACTCCTTGTTGAATACTGAATaactagaaaaataataaaaaattcccAAAAACCATTTTCCATTTGAAAAGAAGAGGGAAAGAAGAGGGgaaaaaagaaggaaagagaAGGAAAATCGTAGCTCACCGGAAATACCAGCAGTGCAGTAAACAAGAACAAAGATCATGCCGCCGAAAGCCCAAGCGATGCCTAGAATTCCAACTCCGCCACAAGAGTCAGAATTCTTAAGTGAAGGATCAGTCTGGCTTTTGTATCCAATCACAGTCAAAACAGTGATGTAAAGGAAGAGCAAAGTAGCTATAAATTCAGCAATCAGAGCTCTGTAAAACGACCACTGGGTGAGCTCAGCCGGATCAATCAATGGAGCCGGAGGTGGATCATGGTAATCTTTGGAAGAGAATGATCCTGGCTCTGTAATGCCCTTTGCCATGATCGATCCTTGTGCTTAAATGAGTTTCTGAGAAAACAAAATAGAAGTTCTCTGTACAGAGAGAACgcgagagggagagggagagagaggagGATTGGCCTATGGACTTTGAGAGTGAGGATAGACAGGGGCAAAGCTGAAGGGGTATATATGGGAACCGGGGAgtgagagtttttttttttttttttttttctcccaagagaaaaattattatttagcgtTTGTGTAGTATAAAAAAGCTCATTCCATtggttttcaaaaaatatattaaaatattataatattttaaaaaatcatccaattaatatttttgttaattttatttttatatattaaaaaaattaaaatattttaaatataaaaaaactaattaatataatttttataaaaattaaacattaattaataaaatattaaaatacttaaacAATAAAACTAGTGGAAgaattattagtaattttttaaaaattttataaatattttaatatattttttaaattaaaagactaattaataaatttctctaataataaattttttaatatacatgtataatttaattatttagctttttttagttaagttaatttttttatagaaaaacttaatttttttataaaaaaagattttatatactataaaatcaaaatttttattttttataagatttttattaaaaaattatacataaacCCTTTAATTGTCAAATCCTAGAAAATGAAAGCAATGTAGCTTATCTGTCTATGAGCTTGACCTGATAACTTACTTTTGCAATTGAAGTAAGCTTTTACAACATGCCCTCGATTGAAGGGTAAGCTCTTTCCATGTCATATCTAAGAGAAGTTGTCATAAGCTACCAgacctttaaattttttatttttaaatgaaacaaaaattttatttattaaactctaaatttttataaaataataaaattatactcatttaattttataaatttataaaaattcaaattataattaataaatttaaaatataaataataatttgtgtaattaatttatatttagcagCTCACAATTGGCATCCATGGGCGCAGCAGGTAAAGGTCAGCCGGTGGGCTCCACTGCTACCCACAAAGGATAAGTAAAACGATTCACAGTCACGACAGCCAGCACAGACCAATTAATGAACCCGACGTACAATTTATGAGTCCTAAAACGGTCACCTTCTCTGTTGTCAATTTTGCATGCGTGTCAACTTTTTATTGGGGTTTGACGCTGAGTCAAGTTACAGTATTTCCATGAAAATTTTCCATTTTTTCGTGAGTTGGGTTGTGATTGCGGGTTATGGGTTGTGGGGTGCAGGTATGGCTTTTCGAGTCTTTAGTGGATTGGGTTATAGTTTTTGGATTGTGagatgtttaatgatgatgGGTTGTCTCTTGAGATAAACTTTCTTTTTAAGCCCTTTTCACTGTTATAATTAGCTCATTTGGGcaatacatatatttaaaaaaaaacaaaaaccaatCATTGACCTCCATTGAATAGAAAAAAgttatttgtaaaattatatatatatatttttcatgatattaaatatgaattaacatatagcaattaataaataaaatattttctagaaaAAAGCTTATAATTTAATATGGATAAGAAAAGGAAAAGTAATTCTTTTTCATAGGctaaaagtatatatttttatcaattataccACTAACAAATAAcaatttagaattttttataCGATTATAAAGTGTATTTAAAGTATTAAATTCTCATATGAATATAAGTCTTttaaaaattgcaaaaaataaatattctatGAATTTTCCactattattatattatctaatACAAGATAAGACGTCCACTATTTCACGTTTTACGTTTGAAATTACAAATTttgcaataattttttttatttaattttttttcttattttttcatttaaataaaaaatttaaaaatttaatttaaaaataattaaaattatacatgattatttgtaaaaaaaagtCATACACATTTTTATTAAACTTCAACAAAGGGATGCACTGGCAAGTGATAGATGGTCATTCTACAGTACGCTTTGGCTACCATATTGCAAAACAGATCTGCAGGGAAACTACCAATGTGTCAGCGGCTAACCATGGTCCATATGCTCAGCTTACCTTGGAAGCCTTTTGGCAAAACATTTGGAGCATTAAACTCCCAAGCAAATCGGCTCTCAGCTATTTTGAATCCTTTAATGAAGCCAATGTATCTTGGCATATAGAGAACACCAGACCTGATTCTGCTAATTTATGGGAACCTCCCCCGTGGAGTTTTTTAAAGCCAATTTTGATGCTGCAATCCAATAGAGAGGCTCTGTAGTTATTTTTCGAGATCATAGTGGAACGATCCTGATTTGGacttgcaaactcttcccacaCTAGACAGATCCCTTGATTCTGGAAGGCTTAGCTTGCAAAGAGGC
This region of Manihot esculenta cultivar AM560-2 chromosome 10, M.esculenta_v8, whole genome shotgun sequence genomic DNA includes:
- the LOC110625281 gene encoding aquaporin PIP2-1 — encoded protein: MAKGITEPGSFSSKDYHDPPPAPLIDPAELTQWSFYRALIAEFIATLLFLYITVLTVIGYKSQTDPSLKNSDSCGGVGILGIAWAFGGMIFVLVYCTAGISGGHINPAVTFGLFLARKVSLVRAVMYMVAQCLGAISGVGLVKAFQRSHYKRYGGGANTLADGYSTGVGLGAEIIGTFVLVYTVFSATDPKRSARDSHVPVLAPLPIGFAVFMVHLATIPITGTGINPARSLGAAVIYNQDKAWDDQWIFWVGPFIGAAIAAFYHQFILRAGAVKALGSFRSNPTV